The region TAGTACAGCGAGATAAATGATTTCATCGAGGAGTACGGAATTCATACCAGCTCCCCCCTGAAATTCAGATAGGCCCTGCGCACAGCGGGGCTATATTTGCTGCTGACCGGCAGCTCACAGCCGGTGGTGAGCATGATTTTTTTGGCGCTGATGGCCTGGATTGAATAGAAGTTCACGATATAGGACTGGTGAATTCTTACGAAATGGCTGGACGCCAGCTTCTGCTCCTCCTCTATTAGCTTCCCGTAGTATTGCAGTGTCCGATCATGAGTAACCAGTATAATCCGCCGGATGCTGCTCTCCAGATAATGAATGTACTTGTGAGGAATCCTTAGTTCCTGGTTCTTCAGCTGTACCGCAAGGAAGTTAGTCCGGCCCTGCTGCCGGAGACGGAGGGTCTTATGTATGGCCCGGACCAGCTTCTGCTTGAAGATCTCCGGCGTTACCGGCTTTTTCATGAACCCCGACGGACGCAAGTCAAACAGCTGCATATGGTATTCCTCATGGCTGGAAATATAGATAAGCTGCACCGGATCATTGCCGTCATCTTCCCTCAGCAGTTGTCCCGCCGCAATGCCGCCCAGACCGCCCAGCTCAATGTCCATCAAGATAATATCGAAAGGGCTGCCATCCCGGAGGGCCCGGGCAAAGCTTTCTCCTGAATAATATATGGAAATTTCAATAGGCTCGTTCAAGTGTTCCCCGGTTTCCAGAATCAGGCGCTCGGCCTCTCCGGCTGCGCGGGGCTCATCGTCACACACAGCAATATGAATCATCGGCTTCTCCACCTTTGCATTTATCCCTACATTATACATTTT is a window of Paenibacillus sp. FSL H3-0469 DNA encoding:
- a CDS encoding LytTR family DNA-binding domain-containing protein — protein: MIHIAVCDDEPRAAGEAERLILETGEHLNEPIEISIYYSGESFARALRDGSPFDIILMDIELGGLGGIAAGQLLREDDGNDPVQLIYISSHEEYHMQLFDLRPSGFMKKPVTPEIFKQKLVRAIHKTLRLRQQGRTNFLAVQLKNQELRIPHKYIHYLESSIRRIILVTHDRTLQYYGKLIEEEQKLASSHFVRIHQSYIVNFYSIQAISAKKIMLTTGCELPVSSKYSPAVRRAYLNFRGELV